From the genome of Mycobacterium dioxanotrophicus, one region includes:
- a CDS encoding 4Fe-4S binding protein produces MPHVITQSCCSDGSCVYACPVNCIHPSPDEPGFATAEMLYIDPDACVDCGACVSACPVGAIAADTRLTDKQLPFIELNAAFYPKREGKLPPTSKLAPVLEAPKIDRRSGGPLTVAIVGSGPAAMYAADELLTQKGVRVNVFEKLPTPYGLVRAGVAPDHQSTKRVTKLFDTIGKQRNFRFFLNVEVGNHLTHAELLEHHHAVLYAVGAPNDRRLTIDGMDRPGTGTATEMVAWINGHPEFTDLPVDLTHERVVIVGNGNVAFDVARILTTDPDVLARTDISDHALAALRGSRVQEVVIAARRGPAFSAFTLPELIGLTSTCQVVLSAADHDLVMRDLAVETDPLTRGKLEILAKLGDASAPITTPRIRLAYQLTPQRVLGDGRVSGVEFGLTGTDQAYTIDAGLVLTSIGYRGKAIDALPFDDDAAVVPNDGGRVRGASGAYVAGWIKRGPTGFIGTNKSCAAETVRNLVADYNDGVLTAPVRKPGELEKLVHSRQPDVVDAAGWHAIDAAEIARGGDERPRDKFTTVEAMLAAAAAAPKPTVRQRLVASLQAH; encoded by the coding sequence GTGCCCCATGTGATCACCCAGTCGTGTTGCAGCGACGGATCCTGTGTCTACGCGTGCCCGGTCAACTGCATCCATCCCTCACCGGATGAGCCGGGCTTCGCGACCGCCGAGATGCTCTACATCGATCCCGATGCGTGCGTCGACTGCGGTGCGTGCGTCAGCGCGTGCCCGGTCGGCGCCATCGCGGCGGACACCCGGCTGACCGACAAGCAGCTGCCGTTCATCGAACTCAATGCCGCGTTCTATCCCAAACGGGAAGGCAAGCTGCCGCCGACGTCGAAGTTGGCGCCGGTCCTCGAGGCGCCGAAGATCGACCGGCGCTCCGGTGGCCCGCTGACCGTGGCCATCGTGGGTTCAGGGCCGGCGGCGATGTATGCGGCCGACGAGCTGCTGACGCAAAAAGGCGTGCGGGTCAACGTCTTCGAGAAGCTGCCGACGCCCTACGGTCTGGTGCGGGCCGGTGTCGCGCCCGATCACCAGAGCACCAAACGGGTGACCAAGCTGTTCGACACCATCGGCAAGCAGCGCAACTTCCGGTTCTTCCTCAACGTCGAGGTCGGCAACCACCTGACCCACGCCGAGCTGCTGGAACACCATCACGCCGTGCTGTACGCCGTCGGCGCACCCAACGACCGGCGCCTGACCATCGACGGCATGGACCGCCCGGGTACCGGAACCGCCACCGAGATGGTGGCCTGGATCAACGGCCATCCCGAGTTCACCGATCTGCCGGTGGATCTGACGCACGAGCGGGTGGTGATCGTCGGCAACGGCAACGTCGCGTTCGATGTCGCCCGCATCCTGACCACCGACCCGGATGTGTTGGCGCGCACCGATATTTCCGATCATGCACTGGCCGCCCTGCGTGGCTCGCGCGTGCAGGAGGTGGTGATCGCCGCCCGCCGTGGCCCGGCGTTCTCGGCGTTCACCCTGCCCGAGCTGATCGGGCTGACCTCCACCTGCCAGGTGGTGCTCAGCGCTGCTGATCACGACCTCGTGATGCGGGACCTGGCCGTCGAAACCGACCCGCTCACCCGCGGCAAGCTCGAGATCCTCGCCAAGCTGGGCGATGCGTCCGCGCCGATCACCACGCCGCGGATCCGGTTGGCCTACCAGCTGACGCCGCAGCGGGTGCTCGGCGATGGGCGGGTATCGGGTGTCGAGTTCGGGCTGACCGGGACCGACCAGGCGTACACCATCGACGCCGGGCTGGTGCTGACCTCGATCGGCTACCGCGGCAAGGCCATTGACGCGTTGCCGTTCGACGACGACGCTGCTGTCGTGCCGAACGACGGCGGCCGTGTCCGTGGCGCCTCCGGTGCCTACGTGGCGGGCTGGATCAAGCGCGGCCCCACCGGTTTCATCGGCACCAACAAGTCGTGTGCCGCGGAGACCGTGCGCAACCTGGTCGCCGACTACAACGACGGTGTCCTGACCGCCCCGGTGCGCAAGCCGGGGGAGCTGGAGAAGCTCGTGCACAGCCGGCAGCCCGACGTGGTGGACGCTGCCGGGTGGCACGCCATCGACGCGGCGGAGATCG
- a CDS encoding AurF N-oxygenase family protein: MARTKMIRRWRKNMDVTDDTEYVDMLTTLSEGSVRRNFNPYVDIEWDSPEFAVTPNDSRWVLPATDPIGGHPWYQAQPLQRQIEIGMWRQANVAKVGLHFENILIRGLMEYSFWVPNGSPEYRYCLHESVEECNHTLMFQEMVNRIGKDVPGMPRLLKWLQPLIPLAAGPLPIPFFFGVLAGEEPIDHTQKNVLREGKELHPIMERVMAIHVAEEARHISFAHQYLHKRVPHLRRRQRWLLSLFVPLTMRILCSAIIVPPRAFWKEFDIPRSVRKDLFFDAPESRKMLRDMFGDVRMLCTDTGLMNPIAKLMWKICKIDGPPSRYRSEPQREHLVAVA; the protein is encoded by the coding sequence ATGGCTCGGACCAAGATGATCAGGCGCTGGCGCAAGAACATGGACGTCACCGACGACACCGAGTACGTCGACATGCTCACCACACTGTCCGAGGGGTCGGTGCGGCGCAACTTCAATCCCTATGTCGACATCGAGTGGGATTCGCCGGAGTTTGCTGTCACACCCAACGATTCCCGCTGGGTACTGCCGGCGACCGACCCGATCGGTGGCCACCCGTGGTACCAGGCTCAGCCGTTGCAGCGGCAGATCGAGATCGGCATGTGGCGCCAGGCCAACGTCGCCAAGGTGGGCCTGCACTTCGAGAACATCCTGATCCGCGGCCTCATGGAGTACTCGTTCTGGGTGCCCAACGGCTCGCCGGAGTACCGGTACTGCTTGCACGAATCCGTCGAGGAGTGCAACCACACCCTGATGTTCCAGGAGATGGTGAACCGCATCGGCAAGGACGTGCCGGGCATGCCGCGGCTGCTCAAGTGGCTGCAGCCGCTGATCCCGCTCGCCGCGGGCCCGCTGCCCATCCCGTTCTTCTTCGGCGTGCTCGCCGGCGAGGAGCCCATCGACCACACGCAGAAGAACGTGCTGCGCGAGGGCAAGGAACTGCACCCGATCATGGAGCGGGTGATGGCGATCCACGTCGCCGAGGAGGCCCGCCACATTTCGTTCGCGCATCAGTACCTGCACAAGCGGGTGCCGCACCTGCGCCGTCGTCAGCGCTGGCTGCTGTCGCTGTTCGTGCCGCTGACCATGCGCATCCTGTGCTCGGCCATCATCGTGCCGCCGCGTGCGTTCTGGAAGGAATTCGACATCCCGCGCTCGGTGCGCAAGGACCTGTTCTTCGATGCGCCGGAGTCCCGCAAGATGCTGCGCGACATGTTCGGTGACGTGCGCATGCTGTGCACCGACACGGGGCTGATGAACCCGATCGCCAAGCTCATGTGGAAGATCTGCAAGATCGACGGGCCGCCGAGCCGCTACCGTAGCGAGCCGCAGCGCGAGCACCTCGTCGCCGTCGCGTAA
- the map gene encoding type I methionyl aminopeptidase, with product MVELKTPSEITAMAAAGSVVAEALRAVVAEATPGRTTADLDRVAAEVLAAHGATSPFLNYHPRWAPSPFPAVLCVSVNDAVVHGVPNDTVLADGDLVSVDFGAILNGWCGDAARSFVVGTPRPADTALIKATDAALAAGIAAVRPGNTLGDVGHAISAVARRAGYGLLADHGGHGIGRTMHEAPHVPNEGRRGKGFKLRSGLVIAIEPMLIADGTDDYVHDSDGWTLRTANGARAAHSEHTVAVTPDGAQILTL from the coding sequence GTGGTCGAACTGAAGACGCCATCCGAGATCACAGCCATGGCGGCCGCCGGATCCGTCGTTGCAGAAGCATTGCGGGCGGTGGTGGCCGAGGCCACTCCGGGGCGTACGACAGCCGATCTGGACCGCGTCGCCGCCGAGGTGCTGGCGGCCCACGGGGCCACCTCGCCCTTCCTGAACTACCACCCCCGCTGGGCTCCCAGCCCGTTCCCCGCGGTGCTGTGTGTGAGTGTCAACGACGCCGTCGTCCACGGTGTGCCCAACGACACCGTGCTCGCCGACGGAGACCTGGTGTCGGTGGACTTCGGGGCAATCTTGAACGGCTGGTGCGGCGACGCCGCCCGCAGCTTCGTCGTCGGCACGCCCCGGCCCGCCGACACCGCGCTGATCAAGGCCACCGACGCGGCCCTCGCGGCGGGCATCGCCGCAGTCCGGCCCGGCAATACTCTCGGTGATGTCGGCCACGCCATCTCGGCCGTGGCACGTCGGGCCGGCTACGGCCTGCTGGCCGATCACGGTGGTCACGGCATCGGCCGCACCATGCACGAGGCCCCGCACGTGCCCAACGAAGGCCGGCGCGGCAAGGGCTTCAAACTCCGGTCCGGCCTGGTGATCGCCATCGAGCCGATGCTGATCGCCGACGGCACCGACGACTACGTGCACGACTCCGACGGCTGGACCCTGCGCACCGCGAACGGGGCGCGCGCCGCCCACAGCGAGCACACCGTCGCCGTCACCCCCGATGGAGCGCAGATTCTGACACTTTAA